One genomic segment of Deltaproteobacteria bacterium includes these proteins:
- a CDS encoding response regulator: protein MRRLPRKPPEEKPGHVSVISEDLRLAHESLLAIFDGIDEPVYVSDMDTHELLFVNRAIESFFGPPSGQKCYQYIQQRTEPCPFCTNDKIRREYQGRSYIWEFRNEKNNHWYRCIDKTIPWPDGRLVRYEMAIDITDRKMAEQEREKLWEELAHAQKMESIGRLAGGIAHDYNNMLAVIFGHTNIALGRLKPDSPLYNDLRMIKEAAERSAALTRQLLIFSRKQNVFPQLLDLNEAVEKTTRMLSRLVDENIDLIWKPGKRAGRVRIDPLQLDQTLVNLFTNAHDAVGDTGRIIIETGTVELDDTFCASRAGCTPGEYAMFTVSDNGCGMDDRVLSQLFEPFFTTKESGKGTGMGLSIVYGIVRQNGGFIDVSSIPGRGTAFHVYLPCCTEDIRAEIFAEKTGAPATAGGNLTILLVDDEAMIRDIAHRMLERLGYTVMPASTPVEAIRLAREYAGTIDLLLADVVLPGINGRELADALLAIHPGMKTLFVSGYSANIIPYHGLPDNRLHFLQKPFSMKALAIKIREALGTSEP from the coding sequence ATGAGAAGGTTGCCAAGAAAACCGCCGGAGGAAAAGCCCGGCCACGTGTCCGTCATATCGGAAGATCTCAGGCTGGCCCACGAATCACTCCTCGCAATATTCGACGGTATTGACGAACCGGTTTACGTATCCGACATGGACACGCACGAGCTCCTGTTCGTCAATCGCGCAATCGAAAGTTTCTTTGGTCCGCCCTCCGGACAAAAATGCTATCAGTACATACAGCAGCGCACGGAGCCATGTCCCTTCTGCACCAATGACAAGATCCGCCGTGAGTATCAAGGGCGCTCCTACATCTGGGAGTTTCGGAACGAGAAAAACAACCACTGGTATCGCTGCATAGACAAAACAATTCCCTGGCCTGACGGACGCCTGGTCCGTTATGAGATGGCCATCGATATCACCGATCGCAAGATGGCCGAACAGGAGCGGGAAAAACTCTGGGAGGAACTGGCCCACGCCCAGAAGATGGAATCGATTGGACGGCTTGCCGGCGGCATCGCCCACGATTACAACAACATGCTGGCGGTCATTTTCGGTCACACCAATATAGCACTCGGCAGACTGAAGCCGGACAGTCCCCTATATAACGATCTCCGCATGATAAAGGAGGCCGCTGAACGATCCGCCGCCCTCACCAGACAACTGCTCATCTTCTCCCGCAAACAGAACGTTTTCCCGCAACTTCTCGACCTGAACGAAGCCGTGGAAAAGACGACACGAATGCTGTCGCGCCTCGTGGATGAGAACATCGACCTGATCTGGAAACCGGGGAAGCGGGCCGGACGGGTCAGGATAGACCCTTTGCAACTGGACCAGACACTCGTGAATCTCTTCACGAACGCCCATGACGCCGTGGGTGATACGGGCAGGATAATCATCGAGACCGGCACGGTCGAACTTGATGACACTTTTTGTGCGTCCCGTGCGGGATGTACCCCGGGGGAATACGCCATGTTCACGGTGAGCGACAACGGCTGCGGCATGGACGATAGGGTCCTCTCACAACTCTTCGAACCCTTTTTCACCACCAAGGAATCGGGCAAGGGAACGGGGATGGGGCTTTCCATCGTGTACGGCATTGTCCGTCAAAACGGGGGATTCATCGATGTTTCCAGTATACCGGGACGGGGAACCGCGTTTCATGTCTACCTGCCATGCTGTACTGAAGACATACGGGCCGAGATCTTCGCAGAAAAAACCGGGGCTCCGGCGACAGCAGGGGGGAACCTAACCATCCTGCTCGTGGATGATGAAGCCATGATCCGCGACATCGCCCACAGAATGCTCGAGCGGCTCGGTTACACAGTGATGCCCGCTTCGACCCCTGTCGAAGCGATAAGACTCGCGCGGGAATACGCCGGCACGATAGACCTTCTACTGGCCGATGTCGTTCTTCCCGGGATAAACGGCCGAGAACTGGCCGACGCCCTCCTTGCCATTCATCCCGGCATGAAAACTCTCTTCGTGTCGGGGTACAGCGCGAACATCATCCCCTATCACGGTCTGCCTGACAACCGTCTGCATTTCCTGCAGAAACCATTTTCGATGAAGGCTCTTGCCATAAAGATCAGAGAAGCCCTTGGGACCAGCGAACCCTGA
- a CDS encoding PAS domain S-box protein, which translates to MKNDEAEKTDVPVSDEEDMSDLYLHFFEMAVLYPEGERTEDVLRKQKIRLQEQSELIDLAQDIIMVLDMDFRINFWNHGAEKKYGWPRSQVIGQITHDLLKTEFPRPVEEIYAELIERGFWSGELRQKTRNDTSIIVDSRWSLRRDLEGNPTAVLQINNDITQRKQAEELLQKTLQELENRVRKRTADLTRLNAELAQEVEERRRMEEILKKREKELEVKSRNLEELNTALTVLLKKREEDKNQLEERVLTNVKEMVLPYTEKLRNTALHSDQAAYLSILENHLNDIISPFLVKMSAKYRRFTPKEIQVATLVKDGKTSKEIADIMNVCVGAVELHRNHIRKKLGLTHKKMNLRSYLLSLP; encoded by the coding sequence AGGCCGAAAAAACGGACGTTCCCGTGTCCGATGAAGAAGACATGAGCGATCTATACCTCCATTTCTTTGAAATGGCGGTGCTGTATCCTGAGGGTGAGCGGACGGAAGACGTGCTGAGGAAACAGAAAATCCGTCTTCAGGAGCAGTCGGAACTGATCGATCTGGCGCAGGACATCATCATGGTTCTCGACATGGACTTTCGAATCAACTTCTGGAACCACGGCGCGGAAAAGAAGTACGGTTGGCCCCGAAGCCAGGTTATCGGGCAGATTACCCATGATTTGCTCAAAACCGAGTTTCCCAGACCCGTCGAGGAAATCTACGCCGAACTGATAGAAAGGGGGTTCTGGAGCGGAGAGCTGAGGCAGAAAACGCGGAACGATACCTCGATCATCGTTGACAGCCGGTGGTCCCTGAGAAGGGATCTGGAGGGCAACCCAACGGCGGTTCTTCAGATCAACAACGATATTACACAGCGAAAACAGGCCGAAGAACTCCTTCAGAAAACCCTGCAGGAACTGGAAAATCGCGTTCGGAAGAGAACCGCCGACCTGACGAGGTTGAACGCGGAACTGGCCCAGGAGGTGGAGGAACGCAGGCGCATGGAAGAAATCCTCAAAAAACGGGAAAAGGAACTGGAAGTGAAATCCCGTAACCTCGAGGAGCTGAACACGGCCCTGACGGTTCTCCTTAAAAAACGGGAGGAAGACAAAAACCAGCTTGAAGAGCGGGTCTTGACCAATGTCAAGGAGATGGTTCTGCCCTACACGGAGAAACTCAGAAATACGGCGCTGCACTCCGATCAGGCGGCGTATCTCTCCATTCTTGAAAACCATCTAAACGATATCATTTCACCTTTTCTGGTGAAAATGTCCGCAAAATACCGGAGGTTCACCCCCAAGGAGATTCAGGTGGCCACCCTGGTCAAAGACGGCAAGACGAGCAAGGAAATCGCCGATATCATGAATGTTTGTGTCGGGGCCGTGGAATTACACCGCAACCACATACGCAAAAAGCTGGGGTTGACCCATAAAAAAATGAATCTTCGTTCCTATCTTCTTTCGCTTCCCTAG